From the Chloroflexus aurantiacus J-10-fl genome, one window contains:
- a CDS encoding CRISPR-associated helicase/endonuclease Cas3 has product MKPLPWPDWQEDLLAKSQQYGGETLASHTWDVLCRLADLYRLRPNLADLAGGVRLWHCLYWATFLHDFGKAAAGFQRRLRGGPAWSHRHEVLSLAFVDAIAHDLNELEQRWVVAAIVSHHRDAPEIRELYPAGLRKDPLSDLCAELQPATADHLHRWLGECANPWRIELGMADVVAEISPQSHPIDARRIRYWLSVYHQWVDILTAAGTATTARIPGILLRGLITTADHMASAHLQRIPEPIRHSWQAVIPAGRETYSHQVASAGASAQHVLLMAPTGSGKTEAALAWALGDGSNPPARIFYTLPYQASMNAMYDRLCGLFGNNVVGLQHGRAAQALYARFRDGEEWSATTVRKVQWEKNLNLLHARPLKVLSPYQLLKALFQLRGFEAMLTDYARAGFIFDEIHAYEPERLALITGLMRYLRRHVAARFFVMSATFPTLILEQLSDVLDTPTIIQATPDIFARFRRHQLYLRDGELTDPAIITEIVTAVRDGKQVLVCVNTVARAQMVRDLLMQAGLSDEQLILIHSRFTYGDRNRLEQTIVERCRSDSARRPPLALVATQVVEVSLDIDLDTLYSDPAPLEALLQRFGRVNRRAAKGICPVYIFRQPNDGQGVYGRHRDPEQAGHIVRVTLAELERHHGDIVDESAVQTWLDTIYADPLLREQWLTAYQNISRQVEQIINGLCPFQSDAQREDEFEQMFDGVDVVPACFERDYVSLLVEERFIEANDYLVSISKQRFAILRSQGKVRPAEETGQRRVWVVQTPYDSRNGLSFGDTVIDPDWS; this is encoded by the coding sequence ATGAAGCCTTTGCCATGGCCTGATTGGCAGGAAGATCTGTTGGCCAAGAGTCAGCAGTACGGCGGAGAGACATTAGCCAGTCATACGTGGGATGTTCTCTGCCGACTGGCCGATCTCTATCGGTTGCGACCGAACCTCGCAGACCTGGCAGGCGGGGTGCGCCTGTGGCATTGCCTGTACTGGGCCACCTTTCTCCACGATTTCGGGAAGGCGGCGGCAGGTTTTCAGCGACGGTTGCGTGGTGGCCCGGCATGGTCGCATCGTCACGAAGTGCTCTCGCTGGCCTTTGTCGATGCGATTGCGCATGATCTGAATGAGTTAGAACAGCGCTGGGTCGTAGCGGCGATTGTGTCGCACCACCGTGATGCACCGGAAATTCGTGAACTGTACCCTGCCGGGTTGCGCAAAGATCCGCTAAGCGATCTTTGCGCTGAACTGCAACCGGCTACTGCTGATCATCTGCATCGCTGGCTTGGCGAATGCGCGAATCCCTGGCGTATCGAGCTGGGGATGGCGGATGTGGTTGCGGAAATCAGCCCGCAATCACATCCCATTGATGCCAGACGCATCCGTTACTGGCTATCGGTCTATCACCAGTGGGTAGATATATTGACTGCTGCGGGCACAGCAACCACTGCCCGTATTCCCGGTATTTTGTTGCGCGGCCTGATCACCACTGCCGATCACATGGCGTCGGCGCATCTCCAGCGGATACCGGAACCGATACGCCACTCGTGGCAAGCAGTTATTCCTGCCGGACGGGAAACATATTCTCATCAGGTTGCAAGTGCCGGTGCGAGTGCGCAGCACGTGTTGTTGATGGCGCCAACCGGTAGTGGCAAGACCGAGGCTGCTTTGGCCTGGGCATTGGGTGATGGCAGTAACCCACCGGCGCGTATCTTCTACACACTTCCTTATCAGGCCAGTATGAACGCAATGTACGACCGACTATGCGGACTCTTCGGGAATAATGTTGTTGGTCTTCAGCACGGTCGAGCTGCCCAGGCACTCTACGCCCGTTTCCGGGATGGCGAGGAATGGTCTGCAACGACGGTGCGCAAGGTACAGTGGGAGAAGAATCTCAACCTCTTACATGCCCGTCCCCTCAAAGTACTCAGTCCCTACCAACTGCTCAAAGCTCTCTTTCAACTGCGCGGCTTTGAGGCCATGCTGACCGACTATGCACGGGCGGGTTTCATCTTCGACGAGATTCACGCCTATGAACCAGAACGACTGGCCCTTATCACCGGCTTGATGCGCTATTTGCGCCGGCATGTTGCGGCCCGCTTCTTCGTGATGTCGGCTACCTTCCCGACTCTCATTCTCGAACAGCTCAGTGATGTGCTGGATACGCCAACTATCATTCAGGCCACACCAGACATCTTTGCCCGCTTCCGTCGTCATCAGTTGTACCTGCGTGATGGCGAGCTGACCGATCCTGCAATTATCACCGAGATTGTCACCGCAGTGCGTGATGGGAAACAGGTTCTGGTCTGTGTCAATACGGTCGCACGGGCGCAGATGGTGCGTGATCTGCTAATGCAGGCTGGTTTGAGCGACGAGCAACTCATCCTGATCCACAGTCGCTTCACCTATGGAGATCGCAATCGGCTGGAGCAGACAATCGTTGAGCGCTGTCGCAGCGATAGCGCCCGGCGGCCACCGTTAGCGCTAGTGGCCACCCAGGTGGTCGAAGTTAGCCTCGACATCGATTTGGACACTCTCTACAGTGATCCGGCGCCACTGGAAGCCCTCTTGCAACGCTTCGGGCGGGTTAATCGACGGGCAGCGAAAGGAATCTGTCCCGTCTACATCTTCCGTCAGCCCAACGATGGCCAGGGAGTTTATGGTCGCCATCGTGATCCCGAACAGGCCGGTCACATCGTGCGGGTCACGCTGGCCGAACTCGAACGTCATCATGGTGACATTGTCGATGAGTCCGCAGTACAGACCTGGCTGGATACCATCTATGCCGACCCATTGTTGCGTGAGCAATGGTTGACAGCGTATCAGAACATAAGCCGGCAAGTTGAACAGATCATCAACGGCCTCTGTCCGTTCCAGAGCGATGCCCAGCGTGAAGATGAATTCGAGCAGATGTTTGACGGTGTGGACGTGGTGCCGGCCTGCTTCGAGCGCGACTATGTCAGTCTGCTGGTCGAAGAGCGCTTTATCGAGGCGAATGATTATCTGGTCAGCATTAGCAAACAGCGGTTCGCCATCTTACGCAGTCAGGGTAAGGTGCGACCTGCGGAAGAGACCGGTCAGCGACGAGTCTGGGTTGTGCAAACGCCCTACGACTCGCGTAATGGTCTCTCATTTGGCGATACGGTCATTGATCCAGATTGGAGTTAA
- the cas6 gene encoding CRISPR system precrRNA processing endoribonuclease RAMP protein Cas6: MTLTVHHLIFTATAETPVVLAAQSGPAVRGAVSNALWTRFCANKEAPTCADCPLYSRCPVAALVAPMRSEDEKGSDQRPRPYVVRPPLADDQHARQGESMHFQPGDTIRFGLGLFGHAENLFPFIVMAVRELERDGIGVKLDELRRRRGRIALRSIEAYHPLSGARQTLYPLPGGTVYFPGLPIDAAAVRDYAARLPTEEITLFFHTPMRLIDQDRLVKTIALRPLIQRLMRRLDDLSRAYGDGPLTIDFRGLLALAEQVTVTADKTRWIDVVSVSSRQQRRTPVGGLIGSATFRGPLAELRELIVWGSLIHVGRNAVKGDGWYTLQGMPVWP; the protein is encoded by the coding sequence ATGACACTTACCGTACATCACCTCATCTTCACCGCGACGGCGGAAACCCCGGTTGTCCTGGCGGCGCAAAGTGGGCCAGCGGTACGCGGTGCGGTTTCCAATGCGCTATGGACACGCTTTTGTGCCAACAAAGAAGCACCAACGTGTGCCGATTGCCCCCTCTACAGTCGTTGCCCGGTTGCCGCGTTGGTCGCCCCGATGCGGAGTGAAGATGAGAAAGGCAGTGACCAGCGGCCCCGTCCGTATGTCGTGCGTCCGCCGCTCGCCGATGATCAGCACGCCCGGCAGGGTGAGAGCATGCATTTTCAGCCAGGCGATACCATCCGGTTTGGCCTGGGATTATTTGGGCATGCCGAAAACCTGTTCCCTTTCATCGTGATGGCGGTGCGGGAACTGGAACGTGATGGCATCGGGGTCAAACTGGACGAATTGCGCCGACGGCGGGGCCGCATTGCTCTCCGCTCTATTGAGGCGTACCATCCTCTGAGTGGAGCCAGACAGACGCTCTACCCATTACCCGGCGGAACTGTGTATTTTCCCGGTCTGCCGATTGACGCAGCAGCAGTACGTGACTACGCGGCGCGGTTGCCGACTGAAGAAATCACCCTCTTCTTCCATACCCCCATGCGGCTCATCGATCAAGATCGTCTGGTCAAGACCATCGCCTTACGGCCACTTATCCAACGCCTGATGCGTCGGCTCGATGATCTGTCGCGTGCTTACGGCGATGGCCCACTCACCATCGATTTTCGCGGATTACTGGCCCTTGCCGAACAGGTGACCGTCACCGCCGACAAAACGCGCTGGATCGACGTCGTCAGCGTCTCGTCGCGCCAGCAACGGCGGACACCGGTTGGTGGCCTGATCGGCAGTGCAACCTTTCGTGGGCCATTGGCGGAATTGCGTGAACTCATCGTATGGGGCAGCCTGATCCATGTTGGGCGCAATGCAGTCAAGGGTGATGGCTGGTACACTCTCCAGGGCATGCCGGTCTGGCCGTAG